In one window of Escherichia coli DSM 30083 = JCM 1649 = ATCC 11775 DNA:
- the msrQ gene encoding protein-methionine-sulfoxide reductase heme-binding subunit MsrQ, with the protein MRLTAKQVTWLKVCLHLAGLLPFLWLAWAINHGGLGADPVKDIQHFTGRTALKFLLATLLITPLARYAKQPLLIRTRRLLGLWCFAWATLHLTSYALLELGVNNLALLGKELITRPYLTLGIISWVILLALAFTSTQAMQRKLGKHWQQLHNFVYLVAILAPIHYLWSVKIISPQPLIYAGLAVLLLALRYKKLLSLFNQLRKQVHNKLSL; encoded by the coding sequence ATGCGTCTGACAGCAAAACAGGTGACATGGCTGAAAGTTTGCCTGCATCTTGCCGGATTGTTGCCGTTTCTCTGGCTGGCCTGGGCGATCAATCACGGTGGACTGGGTGCCGATCCGGTGAAAGATATTCAGCATTTTACCGGTCGCACTGCACTGAAATTTTTGCTGGCGACCTTGTTAATCACACCTCTGGCACGCTACGCAAAACAGCCGTTATTGATACGCACTCGCCGCCTGTTAGGCTTATGGTGCTTTGCCTGGGCGACACTGCATTTAACCAGTTACGCATTGCTGGAGCTGGGCGTGAATAATCTGGCGTTATTAGGTAAGGAGTTAATTACCCGGCCTTATTTAACGTTAGGTATTATCAGCTGGGTAATTTTGCTTGCGTTAGCGTTCACTTCAACCCAGGCGATGCAGCGAAAACTCGGCAAACACTGGCAACAGTTGCATAACTTCGTCTATCTTGTCGCGATCCTGGCCCCAATACATTATTTGTGGTCAGTGAAGATTATTTCACCGCAGCCACTCATCTACGCTGGGCTGGCGGTACTGCTTTTAGCCTTACGGTATAAGAAGTTGCTTTCCCTTTTCAACCAGTTACGCAAGCAGGTTCACAACAAATTATCTCTATAA
- the msrP gene encoding protein-methionine-sulfoxide reductase catalytic subunit MsrP — MKKNQFLKESDVTAESVFFMKRRQVLKALGISAAALSLPHAAHADLLSWFKGNDRPPAPAGKALEFSKPAAWQNNLPLTPADKVSGYNNFYEFGLDKADPAANAGSLKTDPWTLKISGEVAKPLTLDHDDLTRRFPLEERIYRMRCVEAWSMVVPWIGFPLHKLLALAEPTSNAKYVAFETIYAPEQMPGQQDRFIGGGLKYPYVEGLRLDEAMHPLTLMTVGVYGKALPPQNGAPVRLIVPWKYGFKGIKSIVSIKLTRERPPTTWNLAAPDEYGFYANVNPHVDHPRWSQATERFIGSGGILNVQRQPTLLFNGYAEQVASLYRGLDLRENF, encoded by the coding sequence ATGAAAAAGAATCAATTTTTAAAAGAATCAGATGTTACGGCCGAGTCGGTATTCTTTATGAAGCGTCGGCAGGTGTTAAAAGCACTGGGCATCAGCGCGGCTGCACTTTCTTTGCCTCACGCTGCGCATGCCGATCTGCTTAGCTGGTTTAAAGGGAACGATCGCCCACCCGCCCCCGCCGGAAAAGCGCTGGAGTTCAGCAAGCCTGCAGCCTGGCAAAATAACCTGCCACTGACGCCAGCAGATAAAGTTTCCGGTTATAACAACTTCTATGAATTCGGGTTGGATAAAGCCGATCCCGCCGCTAATGCTGGTAGCCTGAAAACCGATCCATGGACACTGAAAATCAGCGGCGAAGTGGCAAAACCATTGACCCTCGATCACGATGATTTAACCCGTCGCTTCCCGCTGGAAGAGCGTATTTATCGTATGCGCTGCGTAGAAGCATGGTCGATGGTGGTGCCGTGGATTGGTTTTCCGCTGCACAAATTGCTGGCGCTTGCCGAACCCACCAGCAATGCGAAGTATGTCGCTTTCGAAACAATTTATGCACCGGAACAGATGCCAGGCCAGCAGGACCGCTTTATCGGCGGCGGGCTGAAATATCCTTATGTCGAAGGATTGCGTCTCGACGAAGCAATGCATCCGCTCACACTGATGACCGTAGGTGTTTATGGCAAGGCGTTACCACCGCAAAATGGCGCGCCGGTGCGACTGATTGTGCCGTGGAAATATGGCTTTAAAGGGATTAAATCGATAGTCAGTATTAAGCTGACCCGCGAGCGTCCGCCAACCACCTGGAATCTGGCAGCGCCTGACGAATACGGTTTTTACGCCAACGTTAATCCGCATGTTGATCACCCGCGCTGGTCACAGGCTACCGAACGATTTATTGGTTCAGGCGGCATCCTCAATGTACAGCGCCAGCCAACGCTACTGTTTAATGGTTACGCCGAGCAGGTGGCATCGCTGTATCGTGGCCTGGATTTGCGGGAGAATTTCTAA
- the hiuH gene encoding hydroxyisourate hydrolase: MLKRYLVLSVVTAAFSLPSLVYAAQQNILSVHILNQQTGKPAADVTVTLEKKADNGWLQLNTAKTDKDGRIKALWPEQTATTGDYRVVFKTGDYFKKQNLESFFPEIPVEFHINKVNEHYHVPLLLSQYGYSTYRGS; encoded by the coding sequence ACGGCTGCATTTTCATTACCTTCTTTGGTCTATGCTGCACAACAAAACATTCTTAGCGTGCACATTTTGAACCAGCAAACAGGAAAACCCGCTGCCGACGTGACAGTCACTCTTGAAAAGAAAGCGGATAACGGCTGGTTACAACTTAATACCGCCAAAACAGATAAGGATGGACGAATTAAGGCACTGTGGCCCGAGCAAACTGCGACTACTGGCGATTACCGTGTCGTATTTAAAACCGGGGACTATTTCAAGAAACAAAATCTTGAAAGTTTCTTCCCTGAGATCCCCGTTGAATTTCATATTAATAAAGTGAACGAGCATTATCATGTGCCTTTGTTACTCAGCCAATATGGGTATTCAACCTATCGTGGCAGTTAA